One genomic segment of Mycolicibacterium gilvum includes these proteins:
- a CDS encoding branched-chain amino acid ABC transporter permease: MTRVMEWWDGLTRAQKWVFGIVLFAGIALSPLFKPGFIDTPGISFGGTMAQFAMVAIIAIGLNVVVGQAGLLDLGYVGFYAVGAYTVALLTSPESPWNQMSPKGILTTPWAWLACVPLAMAVTALSGLILGTPTLRLRGDYLAIVTLGFGEIIRLLADNLADVTNGPRGLNEVAFPHFLESEQHPEGVFSVSNSGGDANYGAWWFWLGLILIVGILLLVGNLERSRVGRAWIAVREDEDAAEVMGVNAFKFKLWAFTIGAAIGGLSGALYAGQVQYVAPPTFNIINSMLFLCAVVLGGQGNKLGVILGAFIIVYLPNRLLGVHFLGIDMGNLKYLFFGLALVVLMIFRPQGLFPARQHLLTYARAARKLLRAKPTDTEPAK; the protein is encoded by the coding sequence ATGACGCGAGTGATGGAGTGGTGGGACGGCCTCACCCGAGCGCAGAAATGGGTGTTCGGGATCGTCCTGTTCGCCGGCATTGCGCTGTCCCCGTTGTTCAAGCCGGGATTCATCGACACACCGGGAATCAGCTTCGGCGGCACCATGGCCCAGTTCGCGATGGTGGCGATCATCGCGATCGGTCTCAATGTCGTCGTCGGCCAGGCCGGCCTGCTGGATCTGGGCTACGTCGGGTTTTACGCCGTCGGCGCGTACACCGTGGCTCTGCTGACCAGCCCGGAGAGTCCGTGGAACCAGATGAGTCCCAAGGGGATTCTCACCACCCCGTGGGCGTGGCTGGCGTGCGTGCCGTTGGCGATGGCCGTCACCGCGTTGAGCGGGTTGATCCTCGGCACACCCACGCTGCGGTTGCGCGGCGACTACCTGGCGATCGTCACCCTCGGGTTCGGCGAGATCATCCGGCTGCTCGCCGACAACCTCGCCGACGTCACCAACGGCCCGCGCGGCCTCAACGAAGTCGCGTTTCCGCACTTCCTGGAGAGCGAACAACACCCCGAAGGCGTGTTCTCCGTGTCGAATTCCGGCGGCGACGCGAACTACGGCGCCTGGTGGTTCTGGCTCGGGCTCATCCTGATCGTGGGCATCCTGTTACTCGTCGGGAATCTCGAGCGCAGCCGGGTCGGGCGCGCCTGGATCGCCGTGCGCGAAGACGAGGACGCCGCGGAGGTCATGGGCGTCAACGCATTCAAGTTCAAGCTGTGGGCGTTCACGATCGGCGCCGCCATCGGCGGACTGTCGGGCGCGCTGTACGCCGGCCAGGTGCAGTACGTCGCGCCGCCGACGTTCAACATCATCAACTCGATGCTGTTCCTGTGCGCGGTGGTGCTCGGCGGTCAGGGCAACAAGCTGGGCGTGATCCTGGGCGCGTTCATCATCGTCTATCTGCCCAACAGACTCCTCGGTGTGCACTTCCTCGGCATCGACATGGGCAATCTGAAGTACCTGTTCTTCGGCCTGGCGCTGGTGGTGCTGATGATCTTCCGGCCGCAGGGGCTGTTCCCGGCGCGTCAGCACCTGCTCACCTACGCCAGAGCGGCACGCAAGCTGTTGCGGGCCAAGCCGACCGACACGGAGCCGGCGAAATGA
- a CDS encoding ABC transporter ATP-binding protein codes for MTEPEAFEDAVAEIAGVHREIRADEGEVLLQTNELTVKFGGLTALDAVTFNIRRGEILGLIGPNGAGKTTCFNAITGVYRPTSGLVTFDGSTIGRIKRHQITRLGIARTFQNIRLFGEMTALENVMVGTDARHHTSVPGALIRSPRHRREERSAIERSAALLHFVGIAHRGEEKAKNLSYGDQRRLEIARALATEPKLLCLDEPAAGFNPSEKSALIDLIRKIRDDGYTVLLIEHDMRLVMGVTDRIVVLEFGRKIADGLPSEIREDPKVIAAYLGVPDDELA; via the coding sequence ATGACCGAGCCAGAGGCCTTCGAGGACGCCGTCGCCGAGATCGCCGGTGTGCACCGTGAGATCCGGGCCGACGAGGGCGAGGTCCTGCTACAGACCAATGAGCTGACCGTGAAGTTCGGCGGGCTGACCGCGCTGGACGCGGTGACGTTCAACATCCGTCGCGGCGAGATCCTCGGTCTGATCGGGCCGAACGGTGCGGGTAAGACGACATGCTTCAACGCGATCACCGGCGTCTACCGCCCGACATCGGGTTTGGTGACGTTCGACGGCTCGACGATCGGCAGGATCAAGCGCCACCAGATCACCCGGTTGGGAATCGCGCGCACCTTCCAGAACATCCGGCTCTTCGGTGAGATGACCGCGCTGGAGAACGTGATGGTGGGCACCGACGCGCGGCACCACACCTCGGTGCCGGGGGCGCTGATCCGGTCGCCTCGACACCGCCGCGAGGAGCGCTCGGCGATCGAGAGATCCGCGGCTCTGCTGCATTTCGTGGGAATCGCGCACCGCGGCGAAGAGAAGGCCAAGAACCTCTCCTACGGCGACCAGCGCAGGCTGGAGATCGCCCGGGCGCTGGCCACCGAACCGAAGCTGCTGTGCCTCGACGAGCCGGCTGCGGGTTTCAACCCGAGCGAGAAGTCGGCCCTGATCGACCTGATCCGCAAGATCCGCGACGACGGATACACCGTGCTGCTGATCGAACACGACATGCGTCTGGTGATGGGGGTGACGGACCGGATCGTGGTGCTCGAGTTCGGCCGCAAGATCGCCGACGGCCTGCCATCCGAGATCCGCGAGGACCCGAAGGTGATCGCCGCTTACCTGGGAGTGCCCGATGACGAACTCGCCTGA
- a CDS encoding ABC transporter ATP-binding protein, producing MTNSPDPRPVLLEVRDAVVHYGRIKALHSVSLTVHEGELVTLLGSNGAGKTTMMRAISGLLPLTSGSVWFEGKDISRVKAHKRVTDGLIQAPEGRGVFPGMTIIDNLEMGCYGRKFATKAEHDEKLDWVLETFPRLAERRSQVGGTLSGGEQQMLAIGRALMARPKVLLLDEPSMGLAPMVISQIFKIIAEINATGTTVLLVEQNAQQALSRSDRAYILETGEVTRTGNARELLADDSIRAAYLGVA from the coding sequence ATGACGAACTCGCCTGACCCGCGCCCGGTGCTGCTGGAGGTCCGCGACGCCGTCGTGCACTACGGCCGGATCAAGGCACTGCACTCGGTGTCGCTGACCGTCCACGAGGGCGAACTCGTCACACTCCTGGGCTCCAACGGCGCCGGCAAGACCACCATGATGCGTGCGATCTCGGGTCTGCTGCCGTTGACGTCGGGCTCGGTGTGGTTCGAGGGCAAGGACATCAGCCGGGTCAAGGCGCACAAGCGGGTGACCGACGGACTGATCCAGGCTCCCGAGGGGCGCGGTGTCTTCCCGGGAATGACCATCATCGACAACCTCGAGATGGGCTGCTACGGAAGGAAGTTCGCCACCAAGGCCGAACATGACGAAAAGCTGGACTGGGTGCTGGAGACCTTCCCGCGCCTCGCCGAGCGGCGCAGTCAGGTGGGCGGCACCCTCTCCGGCGGCGAACAGCAGATGCTCGCGATCGGTAGGGCGTTGATGGCCCGGCCCAAGGTGCTTCTGCTCGACGAGCCGTCGATGGGCCTGGCGCCGATGGTGATCTCACAGATCTTCAAGATCATCGCCGAGATCAACGCCACCGGCACCACCGTGCTGCTGGTGGAGCAGAACGCCCAGCAGGCGCTGAGCCGCTCCGACCGGGCCTACATCCTGGAGACCGGCGAGGTCACCCGCACCGGAAACGCCCGGGAGTTGTTGGCAGACGACAGCATCCGCGCGGCCTACCTCGGCGTCGCGTAG
- a CDS encoding DUF167 domain-containing protein: protein MAELISVRVKPGSRKGPLVEAGEDGALTLYVQERAVDGKANEAVTKLLAEHLGVPRSRIELVSGATSRHKRFRIG from the coding sequence ATGGCTGAGCTCATCTCGGTACGCGTGAAGCCCGGCAGTCGCAAAGGTCCGCTCGTCGAGGCCGGCGAGGACGGGGCGTTGACGCTGTACGTGCAGGAGCGTGCTGTCGACGGCAAGGCCAACGAGGCGGTCACGAAGCTGCTCGCCGAACACCTCGGGGTGCCGCGCAGCCGCATCGAGCTGGTATCCGGAGCGACGTCCCGGCACAAGCGGTTTCGAATCGGCTGA